The following are encoded together in the Pseudoalteromonas shioyasakiensis genome:
- a CDS encoding FAD-dependent oxidoreductase encodes MNKNKVIVVGGGMVGAATAVKLAKQGRDVTVIEKHLIDADHILSSDKVDIRISAINRFSENLLDELGAMPLLRRNRIAPYQQLEAYQQQGENLLFDSHEIGETHLGHLIENNLIQASLWQQFAKYNIEVIEQLSAITDITQTADSITLHYGDTQYTADLVVAADGGQSQLRTKAGLGVTGWQYGQHCMGVLIKLDAPQQVKTWQQFTPTGPVAFLPMQAPYANLICYHDAAVLKQWQTLSNEQLKAKLIEHFPELPGDFELLEHAVFPLARQHANDYSHGRLVLVGDSAHTINPLAGQGVNLGFQDVVALADILADQPDVGQQALLKRYEKKRRHANLLMMSMMDACYFGFSNEIKPLSWVRSKFLKLANNTGPAKNWVLKYAISGTSS; translated from the coding sequence ATGAATAAAAATAAGGTAATTGTTGTCGGTGGCGGCATGGTAGGTGCTGCTACTGCTGTAAAACTGGCTAAGCAGGGTAGGGATGTCACCGTTATTGAAAAGCACCTTATCGATGCTGATCACATTTTAAGCTCAGATAAGGTAGATATTCGCATTTCGGCTATTAATCGTTTTTCAGAGAATTTACTTGATGAGCTTGGTGCAATGCCGTTACTAAGACGCAATCGTATTGCACCTTATCAACAACTAGAGGCCTACCAGCAACAAGGCGAGAATTTATTGTTTGATAGCCATGAGATAGGCGAAACGCATTTAGGTCATTTAATCGAAAATAATTTAATTCAAGCAAGTCTTTGGCAGCAATTCGCCAAGTACAACATCGAAGTGATAGAGCAGTTATCAGCCATTACGGATATTACTCAAACGGCTGATTCAATCACCTTACATTATGGCGATACTCAATATACCGCTGATTTAGTTGTTGCTGCAGATGGTGGACAGTCACAATTGCGAACTAAAGCTGGTTTAGGTGTAACGGGTTGGCAATATGGCCAGCATTGCATGGGCGTGTTAATCAAATTAGATGCCCCGCAGCAGGTAAAAACGTGGCAACAATTTACGCCAACCGGGCCCGTAGCGTTTCTACCGATGCAGGCGCCTTATGCTAATTTAATTTGTTATCACGATGCTGCGGTTTTAAAGCAGTGGCAAACATTGTCGAATGAGCAACTTAAAGCAAAGCTCATTGAACATTTCCCTGAATTACCGGGCGATTTTGAGTTACTTGAGCATGCTGTTTTTCCACTTGCACGCCAACATGCCAATGATTATTCGCACGGACGTTTAGTTTTAGTGGGTGATTCGGCGCACACAATTAACCCGCTTGCTGGGCAAGGTGTGAACTTAGGCTTTCAAGATGTTGTAGCACTGGCAGATATTTTGGCAGATCAACCTGATGTTGGTCAGCAAGCGTTATTAAAGCGCTACGAGAAAAAACGCCGCCACGCTAATTTACTGATGATGAGCATGATGGATGCGTGTTATTTTGGTTTTTCAAACGAGATTAAACCACTGAGCTGGGTGCGCAGTAAGTTTTTAAAGCTTGCTAATAACACAGGCCCTGCAAAAAACTGGGTTTTAAAGTATGCGATCAGCGGGACATCAAGTTAA
- the miaB gene encoding tRNA (N6-isopentenyl adenosine(37)-C2)-methylthiotransferase MiaB gives MSKKLHIKTWGCQMNEYDSQKMADLLDATNGYQLTEEAEDADVILLNTCSIREKAQEKVFHQLGRWKLLKDDKPDLIIGVGGCVASQEGDSIRQRAPFVDVIFGPQTLHRLPEMIKQVQSGDSSSVVDVSFPEIEKFDRLPEPKAEGPTAFVSIMEGCSKYCTFCVVPYTRGEEVSRPLDDVLLEVAQLAEQGVREVNLLGQNVNAYRGETHDGEICYFSDLLRYVAAIDGIDRIRYTTSHPVEFTPDIIDAYADVPELVDHLHLPVQSGSDRVLNLMKRGHTALEYKSTIRKLRKIRPNLSMSSDFIIGFPGESKADFEATMNLINDIGFDMSFSFIYSARPGTPAADLPDDVTEQEKKERLYILQNRITQMAQQISRQMFDTEQRILVEGPSKKNPMELRGRTENNRVVNFEGPHSVIGQFVDVRITEALPNSLRGELIRTESEMNLRRDVAPSAILNKAAEAEAATAPNEIGVATFVP, from the coding sequence ATGAGTAAAAAGCTGCATATTAAAACCTGGGGTTGTCAGATGAACGAGTACGACTCTCAGAAAATGGCTGATCTACTAGATGCGACTAACGGCTATCAGTTAACTGAAGAAGCTGAAGACGCTGACGTGATCTTACTCAATACCTGTTCAATCCGTGAAAAGGCACAAGAGAAAGTATTCCATCAGCTTGGCCGTTGGAAACTATTAAAAGACGACAAACCTGACTTAATCATTGGTGTTGGTGGCTGTGTTGCATCGCAAGAAGGTGACTCAATTCGTCAACGTGCACCGTTTGTTGATGTAATCTTTGGCCCGCAAACATTACACCGCTTACCTGAAATGATTAAGCAAGTGCAAAGTGGCGACAGCAGCTCGGTAGTTGACGTTTCATTCCCTGAGATTGAAAAGTTCGACCGTTTACCTGAGCCAAAAGCGGAAGGCCCAACTGCGTTTGTATCAATTATGGAAGGTTGTTCTAAATACTGTACATTCTGCGTAGTACCTTACACGCGTGGTGAAGAAGTAAGCCGCCCACTTGATGACGTATTACTTGAAGTTGCCCAACTTGCAGAGCAAGGTGTTCGCGAAGTAAACCTACTTGGTCAAAACGTAAATGCGTATCGTGGTGAAACTCACGACGGTGAAATTTGTTACTTCTCTGACCTACTACGTTATGTCGCTGCGATTGACGGTATTGACCGTATTCGTTACACCACATCACACCCTGTAGAATTTACGCCAGATATCATTGATGCGTACGCAGACGTACCTGAGCTTGTTGACCACCTACACTTACCAGTGCAAAGTGGTTCAGACCGTGTTCTTAACCTTATGAAACGTGGTCACACTGCACTCGAGTACAAATCTACGATTCGTAAGTTACGTAAAATTCGCCCTAACCTAAGCATGTCTTCAGACTTCATCATTGGTTTCCCAGGCGAAAGCAAAGCGGACTTTGAAGCAACTATGAACCTTATCAATGATATTGGTTTTGATATGAGCTTTAGCTTCATCTACAGTGCGCGCCCTGGTACGCCTGCTGCTGATTTACCAGATGACGTAACAGAGCAAGAGAAAAAAGAACGTTTATACATTCTGCAAAACCGTATCACGCAAATGGCGCAGCAAATCAGCCGCCAAATGTTTGATACCGAACAGCGTATCCTAGTTGAAGGTCCTTCTAAGAAGAACCCAATGGAATTACGTGGCCGTACTGAGAACAACCGAGTGGTTAACTTTGAAGGCCCTCACTCAGTGATCGGTCAATTCGTTGATGTACGTATTACAGAAGCATTGCCAAACTCTTTACGTGGTGAATTAATTCGTACAGAATCAGAAATGAACTTACGCCGTGATGTGGCACCTTCAGCGATTTTAAATAAAGCTGCTGAAGCTGAGGCTGCTACGGCCCCTAACGAAATTGGCGTTGCTACTTTCGTACCTTAG